A genome region from Arachis duranensis cultivar V14167 chromosome 6, aradu.V14167.gnm2.J7QH, whole genome shotgun sequence includes the following:
- the LOC107495139 gene encoding B3 domain-containing protein At2g24670 — translation MVTKMRSKKTLKELLKLDLKTLEAMAPKPFRLTRIDVIVSLQDPEYCKVNLAAMKANKSVYCKEDYAVLERLSKALKLHHSLGKARMKENKGKRTLNKKDATSSPSTESTLAFTSPSTGSTLASTSTTKTDIPELPEMFKAIIASLKGFDVTFVMQRKLTKTDLEPNNSRLAMPEKQINEECKFLAHKDAAIMRVLEARDEKGRLIGMKVGLIEPSGEVCHDQVLKKWNMTSASTYNLASSSWCDIARRNHLKKDHLLNIWCFNDVANKFYFLLHHVGSEPLQ, via the coding sequence ATGGTTACCAAGATGAGAAGCAAGAAAACTTTGAAGGAGTTGCTGAAGCTGGATTTGAAAACACTAGAAGCTATGGCTCCGAAGCCATTCCGCCTTACAAGAATTGACGTCATAGTGTCCCTGCAGGATCCGGAGTACTGCAAAGTGAACCTGGCAGCAATGAAGGCAAATAAGAGTGTCTACTGCAAAGAGGACTATGCGGTACTCGAGAGGTTATCCAAAGCTTTGAAGCTGCACCACTCTCTTGGAAAGGCACGCATGAAAGAGAATAAAGGCAAGAGAACGCTGAATAAGAAGGATGCTACATCATCGCCTTCAACAGAATCCACATTGGCATTTACATCGCCTTCAACAGGATCCACATTGGCATCTACATCAACAACAAAGACTGATATTCCAGAGCTTCCGGAAATGTTCAAGGCGATTATCGCTTCACTGAAAGGATTTGATGTAACTTTTGTGATGCAAAGGAAGTTAACAAAGACAGATTTGGAGCCTAATAACAGCCGGTTAGCGATGCCAGAGAAGCAGATAAACGAGGAGTGCAAGTTCTTGGCACACAAAGACGCAGCGATTATGAGGGTTCTTGAGGCTCGGGATGAGAAGGGGCGGCTGATTGGGATGAAAGTAGGGCTGATAGAACCGTCAGGTGAAGTGTGCCATGATCAGGTTCTGAAGAAGTGGAATATGACCTCTGCATCGACATATAATCTAGCGAGTTCTTCTTGGTGCGACATTGCTAGGAGGAATCATCTCAAGAAAGATCATCTTCTCAACATTTGGTGCTTCAATGATGTCGCcaataagttttattttcttctccatcaTGTAGGCTCTGAACCCTTGCAATGA
- the LOC110272849 gene encoding signal peptide peptidase 2-like isoform X2, with translation MGICNQDAIKQLQSMMENVNEQQKITFQTGLFVYDIFWDFFTPVMVSAAKSFDAPIKLLSPTADSTRPFSMLGLGDIVIPGIFIALALRFDVSRGKQAQYFKSSFLGYTIGLALTIFVMNWFQAAQMTGSDMLFYTLYLL, from the exons ATGGGTATTTGCAACCAGGATGCAATCAAGCAGTTGCAATCCATGATGGAAAATG TGAATGAGCAGCAGAAGATCACATTCCAg ACTGGACTATTTGTATATGACATTTTCTGGGATTTCTTCACTCCAGTGATGGTTAGCGCTGCTAAATCATTTGATGCTCCGATAAA GCTTTTGTCCCCCACAGCAGATTCTACCCGGCCATTTTCAATGCTTGGCCTTGGTGACATTGTCATCCCTG GTATCTTCATAGCATTGGCTTTGCGGTTTGATGTGTCTAGAGGAAAACAGGCTCAATATTTCAAAAGCTCATTTTTAGGATATACTATTGGCTTGGCGCTTACAATTTTTGTGATGAATTGGTTTCAAGCTGCTCAGATGACTGGATCTGA CATGCTCTTTTATACATTGTACCTGCTGTAA
- the LOC110272849 gene encoding signal peptide peptidase 2-like isoform X1 gives MGICNQDAIKQLQSMMENVNEQQKITFQTGLFVYDIFWDFFTPVMVSAAKSFDAPIKLLSPTADSTRPFSMLGLGDIVIPGIFIALALRFDVSRGKQAQYFKSSFLGYTIGLALTIFVMNWFQAAQMTGSEYSFLLLLPSSVLGFHS, from the exons ATGGGTATTTGCAACCAGGATGCAATCAAGCAGTTGCAATCCATGATGGAAAATG TGAATGAGCAGCAGAAGATCACATTCCAg ACTGGACTATTTGTATATGACATTTTCTGGGATTTCTTCACTCCAGTGATGGTTAGCGCTGCTAAATCATTTGATGCTCCGATAAA GCTTTTGTCCCCCACAGCAGATTCTACCCGGCCATTTTCAATGCTTGGCCTTGGTGACATTGTCATCCCTG GTATCTTCATAGCATTGGCTTTGCGGTTTGATGTGTCTAGAGGAAAACAGGCTCAATATTTCAAAAGCTCATTTTTAGGATATACTATTGGCTTGGCGCTTACAATTTTTGTGATGAATTGGTTTCAAGCTGCTCAGATGACTGGATCTGAGTACTCATTTCTTCTTTTACTTCCCTCTTCTGTTCTTGGCTTTCACTCATGA